One segment of Triticum aestivum cultivar Chinese Spring chromosome 2A, IWGSC CS RefSeq v2.1, whole genome shotgun sequence DNA contains the following:
- the LOC123189758 gene encoding transcription factor bHLH153 yields the protein MMMTQVANHSKRNHTDSYFSGKQQQAGATTATSSGSEEFGGMGSKKPRNASPRGGGGPISPKEKKDKVGERVAALQQLVSPFGKTDTASVLQEASGYIKFLHQQLEVLSSPYMRPPPAPGAEPEDPEHYSLRNRGLCLVPVEQTLQLTQSNGDDLWAPANTTRRC from the exons atgatgatgactCAAGTGGCCAACCACAGCAAGAGGAACCACACCGACAGCTACTTCAGCGGGAAGCAGCAGCAGGCcggcgccaccaccgccaccagcaGCGGCTCGGAGGAGTTCGGGGGCATGGGGTCCAAGAAGCCGAGGAACGCTAGCcccaggggcggcggcggccccaTTTCTCCCAAG GAGAAGAAGGACAAGGTCGGCGAGAGAGTGGCGGCGCTGCAGCAGCTCGTGTCGCCATTTGGGAAG ACGGACACAGCTTCTGTTCTTCAGGAGGCCTCGGGCTACATCAAGTTCCTGCACCAGCAGCTCGAGGTTCTTAGCTCCCCGTACatgcgccctcctccggcgcccggCGCCGAGCCTGAG GACCCCGAGCACTACAGCCTGCGGAACCGCGGCCTGTGCCTGGTGCCGGTGGAGCAGACGCTGCAGCTGACCCAGAGCAACGGGGACGACCTCTGGGCGCCGGCGAACACCACCAGGCGCTGCTGA